The Juglans microcarpa x Juglans regia isolate MS1-56 chromosome 8S, Jm3101_v1.0, whole genome shotgun sequence genome has a window encoding:
- the LOC121244751 gene encoding LOW QUALITY PROTEIN: uncharacterized protein LOC121244751 (The sequence of the model RefSeq protein was modified relative to this genomic sequence to represent the inferred CDS: substituted 2 bases at 2 genomic stop codons), which translates to MTRTFFCKLLTCLYSEDELDVVLNDEADGQSSRHRTNRQRCKFIRRDHIQGHEHLFRDYFTENAVYPSNLFRRRFRMSRPLFLRILNEKESYEPYFVQIRDSAGRLGLSSMQKITASLRMLVYGVTRDFMDEYICIGESTAMESLKKFSGTIVRVFSESYLRSPNANDIARLLVVGEQQGLPAQGRALPVNYTINGNDYTMGYYFADGIYPKWLTFVKTISXLXGNKKKNFMKAQESPRKDVERAFGVLQQRFAIICRPSRMFKVKELTNIMKTCVILHNMIIEDEGDDSEGPNIDYDQLDDES; encoded by the exons ATGACTCGTACATTCTTTTGCAAATTACTCACATGCTTATACTCTGAAGATGAGTTggatgttgttcttaatgacGAGGCTGATGGACAGTCATCGAGACATCGTACCAATCGTCAACGCTGTAAGTTTATTCggcgtgatcatattcaagggcacGAGCACCTATTTCGCGATTATTTTACAGAAAATGCAGTATATCCCTCGAATCTATTTCGAAGGAGATTTCGGATGAGCCGTCCCTTATTTCTCCGTATTCTAAATGAGAAAGAGTCATACGAGCCGTACTTTGTCCAAATAAGAGATAGTGCTGGAAGACTTggtttatcttctatgcaaaagataaccGCATCACTTAGAATGCTGGTGTATGGGGTTACTagagattttatggatgaatacataTGTATTGGTGAAAGCACCGCAATGGAGAGCCTTAAAAAATTCTCTGGGACAATAGTAAGGGTTTTTTCAGAATCATACTTGCGGTCACCAAATGCCAATGATATTGCTCGATTGCTTGTTGTTGGTGAGCAACAGGGACTCCC TGCCCAAGGGCGTGCTCTTCCagtcaattacacaatcaatggcAACGACTACACTATGGGGTATTACTTTGCGGATGGTATTTATCCCAAGTGGCTAACTTTTGTCAAGACGATTTCATAACTATAagggaataagaaaaaaaactttatgaaAGCACAAGAATCCCCAAGAAAAGATGTCGAGCGTGCATTCGGGGTACTTCAACAACGATTTGCAATCATTTGTAGACCTTCCCGAATGTTCAAAGTCAAggaactaacaaatataatgaaaacatgtgttattttacataatatgatcattgaagacGAGGGTGATGATAGTGAGGGTCCGAACATTGACTATGATCAACTTGATGATGAGTCCTAG